A window of the Gasterosteus aculeatus chromosome 21, fGasAcu3.hap1.1, whole genome shotgun sequence genome harbors these coding sequences:
- the LOC120811705 gene encoding cyclic nucleotide-gated channel beta-3 isoform X1, producing the protein MFSRFKTFLRGPEPPPEQAEATPPTPPPPAKEEKPPEKKDDKEQPKTEDEKKDEKTEDKKEKTEEEVKKEEPQKEEPKAAPAAAAAAPAAATAAAPAPAAAAAPAAAPAPAAAPAVTPDGAEGDAPPPPPPPVVYFRGIDDALRDKIKTLRERQETLKEKAIDPYATSPEITPPVTPILKKEDYIRLKEEERIAKEEADKKKAEESAKKAEEKKKKDEEKRLEAEKAAEEERLAEEAKKKAKILPDISCSFVDVLFRPIERLMDSALGQTLDPLDRRYIAWLSLVALAYNYNVWFCTARMVFPFHNETTNPFWIAFDVLSDAVNIIDIMVWQPRLQFVKAGDVIKSGPMAKVYYRKSQRFKIDIISVLPFDLLCLYFEFSAVYRVNRFIRIESFFDFSDRLESIMAKAYIWRVIRTTGYLLYALHLNSCAYYVASMYQGIKSTTWVYNGEGTANNQQQQHQHYEKDGERRARYLRCYYYAVRSLINIGGLPEPITTFEISFQMANFFIGVFVFSSLIGQMRDVIGAATAGKTYFRASMDGCVDYMNTYNIPKVVQNRIRTWYNYTWSAQGMLDESELLDKMPLVMKTAIAVDINLSTFQKIALFQGCDQQMLVDMLLRLKSIVYLPGDFVVKKGDIGKEMYVIKSGAVQVVGGPDNSIVFVTLKAGCVFGEISLLQSAKDGGNRRTANVKAHGFANLFVLEKKDLFDILIHYPESQKVLARKGRKLTKAKGPPAAKTEEKPKGNALFAVKPPTPKLLKFIGNFRKGAFKKSAE; encoded by the exons aTGTTCAGCAGGTTCAAAACGTTTCTGAGGGGTCCGGAGCCTCCCCCCGAGCAAGCTGAGGCCACACCTCCtaccccacctccacctgccaAG GAAGAAAAGCCCCCTGAAAAGAAGGACGACAAAGAGCAGCCGAAGACAGAAGACGAAAAGAAAGACGAGAAGAcggaagacaaaaaagaaaagacagaagaagaggTGAAGAAAGAAGAACCGCAGAAAGAGGAACCAAAAGCAG ctccagctgctgctgctgctgctccagctgctgctactgctgctgctcctgctccagctgctgctgctgctccagctgccgctcctgctccagctgctgctcctgctgtcaCTCCAGATGGAGCTGAAGG TgatgcgcccccccctcctcctccacctgttgtCTACTTCCGCGGAATCGATGACGCGCTCAGAGACAAAATCAAGACGCTGAGGGAGCGGCAGGAGACCCTCAAGGAGAAAGCCATAGACCCTTATGCCACCTCGCCAGAAATCACCCCACCTGTCA CACCTATTCTGAAGAAGGAAGACTACATCAGACTGAAGGAAGAGGAGCGAATTGCAAAAGAAGAAGCGGATAAAAAGAAGGCGGAGGAATCCGCCAAGAAggcagaggagaaaaagaaaaaggacgaGGAGAAAAGGCTGGAGGCAGAGAaggcagcggaggaggagaggctggCGGAGGAGGCTAAGAAGAAAGCCAAGATCCTGCCGGACATCAGCTGCTCCTTCGTCGACGTCCTCTTCCGTCCCATCGAGCGACTCATGGACAGCGCACTGGGACAAACCCTGGATCCTCTAG ATCGGCGCTACATTGCCTGGTTGTCCCTGGTGGCGTTGGCCTACAACTACAACGTTTGGTTTTGCACTGCGCGGATGGTTTTCCCTTTCCACAACGAAACCACCAACCCCTTCTGGATCGCTTTTGACGTTCTTAGTGATGCAGTGAATATTATTGACATCATGGTTTGGCAGCCCCGGCTACAGTTTGTCAAAGCCGGAGACGTTATT AAAAGCGGACCTATGGCTAAAGTATATTATCGGAAATCCCAACGATTTAAG ATCGATATCATCAGCGTCCTGCCCTTTGACCTTCTCTGCCTGTACTTTGAGTTCTCCGCAGTATACAGAGTCAACCGCTTTATCAGG ATTGAGTCCTTCTTTGACTTTAGTGATCGACTCGAGAGCATCATGGCCAAGGCCTACATCTGGAG AGTGATTCGCACCACAGGTTACCTACTTTACGCCCTCCATCTCAACAGCTGTGCGTACTACGTTGCCTCCATGTACCAGGGTATTAAGTCGACCACGTGGGTGTATAATGGAGAGGGAACGGC caacaaccaacaacaacaacatcaacattacgagaaagatggcgaaaggagagcaag ATACCTGCGTTGTTACTACTACGCAGTCCGCAGTCTAATCAACATCGGTGGTCTTCCAGAGCCAATAACCACCTTCGAGATATCTTTTCAGATGGCCAACTTTTTCATTGGCGTTTTTGTGTTCTCCAGTTTGATTGGACAG atGAGAGATGTCATAGGAGCGGCAACAGCGGGGAAGACCTATTTCAGGGCATCCATGGATGGCTGTGTTGACTACATGAATACCTACAATATCCCCAAGGTTGTTCAGAACAGAATCCGGACCTGGTACAACTACACCTGGTCAGCTCAGGGCATGCTGG ACGAGTCGGAGCTGCTAGACAAGATGCCTCTGGTGATGAAAACTGCCATCGCCGTGGACATCAACTTGTCAACCTTCCAGAAGATCGCATTGTTTCAG GGCTGTGACCAGCAGATGTTGGTGGATATGTTGCTGAGGCTCAAGTCAATTGTCTACCTCCCCGGAGACTTTGTTGTTAAGAAA GGCGACATCGGTAAAGAGATGTACGTGATCAAAAGTGGAGCGGTGCAGGTGGTGGGGGGACCTGACAACAGCATCGTGTTCGTCACGCTGAAGGCCGGCTGCGTGTTCGGAGAAATCAG TTTGCTACAGTCTGCCAAAGATGGAGGAAACAGGCGCACAGCTAATGTGAAAGCTCACGGCTTTGCGAACCTTTTCGTCCTGGAGAAGAAAGACTTGTTTGACATCCTCATCCACTACCCAGAGTCTCAGAAAGTCTTGGCCAGGAAGGGAAG GAAACTTACCAAAGCCAAAGGCCCTCCGGCTGCTAAAACTGAGGAGAAGCCGAAAGGAAACGCACTGTTTGCAGTAAAACCACCAACGCCGAAACTACTTAAATTCATTGGCAATTTCCGCAAAGGAGCATTTAAA aaAAGTGCTGAGTAG
- the LOC120811705 gene encoding cyclic nucleotide-gated channel beta-3 isoform X2 — protein MFSRFKTFLRGPEPPPEQAEATPPTPPPPAKEEKPPEKKDDKEQPKTEDEKKDEKTEDKKEKTEEEVKKEEPQKEEPKAAPAAAAAAPAAATAAAPAPAAAAAPAAAPAPAAAPAVTPDGAEGDAPPPPPPPVVYFRGIDDALRDKIKTLRERQETLKEKAIDPYATSPEITPPVTPILKKEDYIRLKEEERIAKEEADKKKAEESAKKAEEKKKKDEEKRLEAEKAAEEERLAEEAKKKAKILPDISCSFVDVLFRPIERLMDSALGQTLDPLDRRYIAWLSLVALAYNYNVWFCTARMVFPFHNETTNPFWIAFDVLSDAVNIIDIMVWQPRLQFVKAGDVIKSGPMAKVYYRKSQRFKIDIISVLPFDLLCLYFEFSAVYRVNRFIRIESFFDFSDRLESIMAKAYIWRVIRTTGYLLYALHLNSCAYYVASMYQGIKSTTWVYNGEGTAYLRCYYYAVRSLINIGGLPEPITTFEISFQMANFFIGVFVFSSLIGQMRDVIGAATAGKTYFRASMDGCVDYMNTYNIPKVVQNRIRTWYNYTWSAQGMLDESELLDKMPLVMKTAIAVDINLSTFQKIALFQGCDQQMLVDMLLRLKSIVYLPGDFVVKKGDIGKEMYVIKSGAVQVVGGPDNSIVFVTLKAGCVFGEISLLQSAKDGGNRRTANVKAHGFANLFVLEKKDLFDILIHYPESQKVLARKGRKLTKAKGPPAAKTEEKPKGNALFAVKPPTPKLLKFIGNFRKGAFKKSAE, from the exons aTGTTCAGCAGGTTCAAAACGTTTCTGAGGGGTCCGGAGCCTCCCCCCGAGCAAGCTGAGGCCACACCTCCtaccccacctccacctgccaAG GAAGAAAAGCCCCCTGAAAAGAAGGACGACAAAGAGCAGCCGAAGACAGAAGACGAAAAGAAAGACGAGAAGAcggaagacaaaaaagaaaagacagaagaagaggTGAAGAAAGAAGAACCGCAGAAAGAGGAACCAAAAGCAG ctccagctgctgctgctgctgctccagctgctgctactgctgctgctcctgctccagctgctgctgctgctccagctgccgctcctgctccagctgctgctcctgctgtcaCTCCAGATGGAGCTGAAGG TgatgcgcccccccctcctcctccacctgttgtCTACTTCCGCGGAATCGATGACGCGCTCAGAGACAAAATCAAGACGCTGAGGGAGCGGCAGGAGACCCTCAAGGAGAAAGCCATAGACCCTTATGCCACCTCGCCAGAAATCACCCCACCTGTCA CACCTATTCTGAAGAAGGAAGACTACATCAGACTGAAGGAAGAGGAGCGAATTGCAAAAGAAGAAGCGGATAAAAAGAAGGCGGAGGAATCCGCCAAGAAggcagaggagaaaaagaaaaaggacgaGGAGAAAAGGCTGGAGGCAGAGAaggcagcggaggaggagaggctggCGGAGGAGGCTAAGAAGAAAGCCAAGATCCTGCCGGACATCAGCTGCTCCTTCGTCGACGTCCTCTTCCGTCCCATCGAGCGACTCATGGACAGCGCACTGGGACAAACCCTGGATCCTCTAG ATCGGCGCTACATTGCCTGGTTGTCCCTGGTGGCGTTGGCCTACAACTACAACGTTTGGTTTTGCACTGCGCGGATGGTTTTCCCTTTCCACAACGAAACCACCAACCCCTTCTGGATCGCTTTTGACGTTCTTAGTGATGCAGTGAATATTATTGACATCATGGTTTGGCAGCCCCGGCTACAGTTTGTCAAAGCCGGAGACGTTATT AAAAGCGGACCTATGGCTAAAGTATATTATCGGAAATCCCAACGATTTAAG ATCGATATCATCAGCGTCCTGCCCTTTGACCTTCTCTGCCTGTACTTTGAGTTCTCCGCAGTATACAGAGTCAACCGCTTTATCAGG ATTGAGTCCTTCTTTGACTTTAGTGATCGACTCGAGAGCATCATGGCCAAGGCCTACATCTGGAG AGTGATTCGCACCACAGGTTACCTACTTTACGCCCTCCATCTCAACAGCTGTGCGTACTACGTTGCCTCCATGTACCAGGGTATTAAGTCGACCACGTGGGTGTATAATGGAGAGGGAACGGC ATACCTGCGTTGTTACTACTACGCAGTCCGCAGTCTAATCAACATCGGTGGTCTTCCAGAGCCAATAACCACCTTCGAGATATCTTTTCAGATGGCCAACTTTTTCATTGGCGTTTTTGTGTTCTCCAGTTTGATTGGACAG atGAGAGATGTCATAGGAGCGGCAACAGCGGGGAAGACCTATTTCAGGGCATCCATGGATGGCTGTGTTGACTACATGAATACCTACAATATCCCCAAGGTTGTTCAGAACAGAATCCGGACCTGGTACAACTACACCTGGTCAGCTCAGGGCATGCTGG ACGAGTCGGAGCTGCTAGACAAGATGCCTCTGGTGATGAAAACTGCCATCGCCGTGGACATCAACTTGTCAACCTTCCAGAAGATCGCATTGTTTCAG GGCTGTGACCAGCAGATGTTGGTGGATATGTTGCTGAGGCTCAAGTCAATTGTCTACCTCCCCGGAGACTTTGTTGTTAAGAAA GGCGACATCGGTAAAGAGATGTACGTGATCAAAAGTGGAGCGGTGCAGGTGGTGGGGGGACCTGACAACAGCATCGTGTTCGTCACGCTGAAGGCCGGCTGCGTGTTCGGAGAAATCAG TTTGCTACAGTCTGCCAAAGATGGAGGAAACAGGCGCACAGCTAATGTGAAAGCTCACGGCTTTGCGAACCTTTTCGTCCTGGAGAAGAAAGACTTGTTTGACATCCTCATCCACTACCCAGAGTCTCAGAAAGTCTTGGCCAGGAAGGGAAG GAAACTTACCAAAGCCAAAGGCCCTCCGGCTGCTAAAACTGAGGAGAAGCCGAAAGGAAACGCACTGTTTGCAGTAAAACCACCAACGCCGAAACTACTTAAATTCATTGGCAATTTCCGCAAAGGAGCATTTAAA aaAAGTGCTGAGTAG